One window from the genome of Antechinus flavipes isolate AdamAnt ecotype Samford, QLD, Australia chromosome X, AdamAnt_v2, whole genome shotgun sequence encodes:
- the LOC127542966 gene encoding LOW QUALITY PROTEIN: eukaryotic peptide chain release factor GTP-binding subunit ERF3A-like (The sequence of the model RefSeq protein was modified relative to this genomic sequence to represent the inferred CDS: inserted 1 base in 1 codon), protein MDPGSCGDLSGGSSGDSAPECWEQTDTEGWSTGGALPVAATEAQNLSASLRGELNIRPGEFLQPSLRGPVREPPPSPPPAAAAAAAAAPAGAAARGDGSGAGGPAGPEAPVEPPQEQTVSYEGSSSAVSMEVSEPVTKTSGETEMSPEESWEHQGPSEAEAGEGSLGDGGPPEASAPEMMVEKEEKLPKGQSVAAPAAASKKEHVNVVFIGHVDAGKSTIGGQIMYLTGMVDKRTLEKYQREAKEKNRETWYLSWALDTNQEERDKGKTVEVGRAYFETEKKHFTILDAPGHKSFVPHMIGGASQADLAVLVISARKGEFETGFEKGGQTREHAMLAKTAGVKHLIVLVNKMDDPTVNWSNERYEECKEKLLPFXKKVGFNPKKDIHFMPCSGLTGANLKEPSDFCPWYIGLPFVPYLDDLPNFNRSVDGPIRLPIVDKYKDMGTVVLGKLESGSICKGQQLVMMPNKHTVEVLRIFSDDVETDSAAPGENLKIRLKGIEEEEILPGFILCDPKNLCHFGRTFDAQIVIIEHKSIICSGYNAVLHIHTCIEEVEITALICLVDKKTGEKSKTRPRFVKQDQVCIARLRTAGTICLETFKDFPQMGRFTLRDEGKTIAIGKILKLVPEKD, encoded by the exons ATGGATCCCGGCAGCTGTGGCGACTTGAGCGGCGGCAGCAGCGGCGACTCAGCGCCCGAGTGCTGGGAACAGACGGACACGGAAGGCTGGAGCACCGGTGGCGCTCTTCCAGTCGCGGCTACCGAAGCCCAGAACCTCAGCGCCTCCTTGCGCGGGGAGCTCAACATCCGCCCCGGTGAGTTCCTGCAGCCCTCCTTGAGGGGCCCGGTCCGGGAGCCGCCGCCATCGCCGCCcccagccgccgccgccgccgccgccgccgcccccgcaGGTGCCGCCGCCCGGGGAGACGGCTCCGGAGCAGGAGGCCCTGCTGGCCCCGAGGCACCTGTGGAACCTCCTCAAGAACAGACAGTGTCGTATGAAGGTTCCAGCTCAGCGGTGAGCATGGAAGTTTCAGAACCGGTCACAAAAACAAGTGGAGAGACCGAAATGTCCCCAGAAGAATCGTGGGAGCACCAAGGACCGAGTGAAGCAGAAGCGGGGGAAGGCTCGTTGGGGGACGGGGGACCTCCAGAGGCGAGTGCTCCAGAAATGAtggtggagaaggaggaaaaactaCCCAAAGGTCAATCTGTGGCAGCACCAGCAGCCGCCTCAAAAAAAGAACATGTGAACGTAGTGTTCATTGGGCATGTGGACGCTGGCAAATCAACCATTGGAGGACAAATAATGTACTTGACGGGGATGGTTGACAAAAGAACACTTGAAAAATATCAACGAGaagctaaggaaaaaaacagagaaacttGGTACTTGTCATGGGCCTTGGACACGAATCAGGAAGAACGAGACAAAGGTAAAACTGTGGAAGTGGGCCGAGCCTActttgagacagaaaaaaagcacTTCACCATCCTAGACGCCCCCGGGCACAAGAGTTTTGTCCCACACATGATTGGTGGCGCTTCTCAAGCTGACCTGGCCGTGCTGGTCATCTCTGCTCGCAAGGGAGAATTTGAAACTGGGTTTGAAAAGGGAGGACAGACAAGAGAACATGCCATGTTGGCAAAAACAGCCGGTGTAAAACACTTAATAGTGCTTGTTAACAAAATGGACGACCCAACAGTAAATTGGAGCAATGAGAGATATGAAGAATGCAAAGAAAAGTTGCTGCCAT TGAAAAAAGTTGGCTTCAATCCCAAAAAGGACATACACTTCATGCCCTGCTCAGGACTGACTggtgcaaaccttaaagagccaTCAGATTTCTGCCCTTGGTATATTGGGTTACCATTTGTTCCATATCTGGATGATTTGCCAAACTTCAACAGATCAGTTGATGGACCAATTAGACTGCCGATTGTGGATAAATACAAGGACATGGGCACTGTGGTCCTGGGAAAGTTGGAATCAGGCTCTATTTGTAAAGGCCAGCAGCTTGTGATGATGCCAAACAAGCACACCGTGGAAGTTCTTAGAATCTTTTCTGATGATGTAGAAACTGATTCTGCAGCCCCAGGGGAAAACCTCAAGATTAGACTGAAGGGaattgaagaagaagaaatacttCCAGGATTCATACTTTGTGATCCTAAAAATCTTTGTCATTTTGGACGTACATTTGATGCTCAGATAGTGATTATTGAGCACAAATCTATCATCTGCTCAGGTTATAATGCCGTGCTGCACATTCATACCTGTATCGAAGAAGTAGAGATAACAGCCTTAATCTGCTTGGTAGacaaaaaaacaggagaaaaaagtaAGACACGACCACGTTTTGTCAAACAAGATCAAGTATGCATTGCCCGTTTAAGAACAGCAGGAACCATCTGCCTTGAGACCTTCAAAGATTTCCCTCAGATGGGTCGTTTTACCTTAAGAGATGAGGGGAAGACCATTGCAATTGGAAAAATTCTGAAACTGGTTCCAGAGAAGGACTAA